Below is a genomic region from Desulfatiglans sp..
TCATGACAATCTGAACATTTTTTTATCTCACCCCATGGAGACCAGATATTCTTACCATCTTTATAATCATGGTGACATTCCCAGCATGAGATCTTATAATCCCTGGCATGTTTCACATGTTCAAACCGGGACGGTCCTTTTCTGTCCGTCCTGTAGCCATTATTATCGATAATGATAATCTCATGGCTCTCTTTTATCTGTGTTAATTCTTCAGGCTCCTTTTTATCCAGGGCAGAGGTTGTTTTTGAAACTAAAATCATAAAACAGGCAGAAAAGACAAATAGAAATATGGCTGGAATATATATGCGGAAAAAAACCGGCTTGTGATCAATACTCATTACAGATTCTCCAGTATAGTTGGATTATGAAAAATTATTCAATGTGTTACCGGCTATTGGCAAAATTTATGTGCCGGAAAAACAGCGCAACCATACTAAATCTGTTTTAAAAATGATAGTATTTTTTAACACTGTTTTATTCTCTTTGGATTAGGGGAGGGGTCCCTGAGGGGAGAAAGGAGGGTGAAAAACTCAGGGACCGTGTGTGACAGGGATATCAAAGCCAACCCCCTGTCATGGCCTGAAATTAATCATTCAGACTGGATTTTCAATGACAGGTTTAAAACAAAATTATTTCTAATAATATCAATTTGATATAGCTATTTCATAGGGGAGGCGCAGTCAGCCGTGTCCCCTGAAAGTTTTGAAATGGCATGTTTGAGTGCGGGGAGTATAACAGCAAGGTTTTCCTTTACCCCTTTTGGGCTGCCGGGAAGGTTGACAATAAGGGTGCTGCCGCGTACACCGGCCATTGCCCTTGAGATCATTGCATGAGGGGTTTTTTTTAGGCTTTCCGCCCTCATTGCCTCGGCCATGCCGGGCACCTCAAAATCCATGACCTTTAACATGGCCTTAGGGGTAACATCTGTTGGACTTAAACCGGTTCCGCCTGAAGTAACAATGAGCGAAAGTTTTTTGATGTCGCACCAATCCTTTATGGCCCTTGTTATATCTTCTACCTTATCAGGGACGATTTTATATTCGGCTATCTCAAAACCGTCCGCTTCAAGCATATGGCTGGCAAGCGCTCCGCTTTCATCAACCCTTTCACCGCGGGAGCCCTTATCACTCATGGTAAGAACACCCGCTTTAAACCTGATCTCTTCCATTATATTCTAAATTTCCTGTGGACTTCTTATTATTCTACTTCTGCTTCCTTCTTATGCTCGGCTATTATCTTATCCATCAGGCTTGCAGGCACTTCATCATAGTGGGAATGCTCCACCCTGAATGAACCCCTTCCTGCGGTTATTGCATTGAGGTCAAGAGCATATTTAAGTATTTCAGACATGGGCGCCTGTGCCTTGATAACCTGGTATTTCCCTTCGCTGTCCATACCAAGCACCCTGCCTCTTCTGCTGTTAAGGTCACCCATTACATCGCCCATGTATTCTTCAGGGACTATTACCTCCAGCTTCATTATGGGTTCAAGCAGGATAGGCGTGGCCTCCTCAACACCCTTTCTAAAGCACATGAGAGCTGCAATCTTAAAGGCCATTTCTGATGAGTCAACTTCATGTGATTTGCCGTCATAAAACCTTACCCTTAAGTCCACAACAGGAAATCCTGCCAGACTGCCTTTTATGATGGCCTCATGAAGGCCCTTTTCAACGGCAGGGACAAAGTTCCTTGGCACGTTCATACCTACCAGGGCTTCATCAAACTCGAAACCTTCACCTCTCTCTTTTGGGAAGAGGTCAAAATGCACCTCTGCAAACTGGCCGCGGCCGCCCGACTGTTTCTTATGGCGGTAGACTATTCCCTTTGCCGCCTTTTTAATGGTTTCCCTGTAGGGCACCTTTACCGGTTTAAGGTTTACCTCAACACCAAACTTGCGGCTCAATTTTTCACAGGTGGTTTCAAGGTGAATCTGTCCTGTGCCTGATACTATTATATCGGCTGTTGTCTGGTCTCTTTCAAGCCTCAGGGTCGGGTCTTCTTCGAGAAGCCTGGTAAGTGAAGAGTACAGCTTGTCTTCAGCGCCGGCATTTTTGGCCTCAACTGCATATGAGATCACAGGACGAAGCGGTTCGGTAGCCTTGTAAATAATCGGGTTGTTTTCTATACAGAGCGTATCGCCGGTCATGGTCTCCCTGAGTTTTGCAAGCGCTATAATATCTCCTGCAATGGCCTTATCAACCGCCTGCTGTTTCTTGCCCTCCATAACATAGAGTGAACCGAGTTTTTCCTTTGTATCCTTTGTGGAGTTATACACGGTTGAATCCGAATCAACAGTACCTGAGATCACCTTTATTATACTGAGTTTGCCTGCAAACGGGTCTGCAAGGGTCTTAAAAACAAGAGCTGAGAAAGGTTCATCTTCTGTAGATTTTCTTTTGATGGTCTCTTCTGATCTTGGTTTTTTACCCTCTTTGGCCGTCCCGTCAGATGGGCCTGGAAACCCCTGGACAATAAGGTCCATAAGCTGTGTAACGCCGATGTTGCCTGTTGCAGAACCACACAGAACCGGGATAATATGACCTGATTTAACCCCTTCATAAAAGGTCTTTTCTATTTCCTTTGGGTCAAGTTCCTGGCCTTCAAGGTATTTCTCCATGAGTTCGTCATTGGCCTCTACTGTATTTTCAATCATCTGCTCACGCCATTCATCTATCGTGTCAGCCATGTCAGCAGGGATATCCGCCTGGTCGGACTTTCCTGAACCATCTTTGCTGGATATGAATGCCTTCATCTTTATCATATCAGCAACGCCTGAAAAATTATCCTCTGCACCGATAGGCAGGAACACAGGTGTTATTTTAACATCAAATGCTTTATTTACCTCTTCAACCACCTTGTAAAAGTCAGCCCGCTCTTTATCCATCTTATTTATGAAAATAAGCTTTGGGATATTCCTCTCTGTTACAAACTGCCATACCTTTTCTGTTCCTATTTTTATACCTGCTGTTGCGTCAATAACAATGACAGCGCCGTCAGCTGCCTGTAAAGCGGCCTTTGAGTCTGATAAAAAGTTATCATCACCGGGTGTGTCTATGATATTTACATAATGCTTTTTCCAGTCAAAGTGATGGAAAGATGTGCTGATAGTAATTTTTCTCTTGATCTCTTCAGGTTCATAATCCATGTTTGAACTGCCGTCATCCACTCGACCTAGTCTGTTTGTAGATTTACCGTTCAGAAGCATGGCCTCTGCAAGTGAAGTTTTTCCTGAACTAACATGGGCTAATAGTGCGACATTCTTTAGTTGTTCTGTTTTTCTTTCCATCTATCAGATTCCTTTCATTTTTCAGGCTAGAGTGTTATTACTTCAAGAGGAAGAAAAATTACACTAACAAGGGAAAAAGTCAAGCTCCAATTCTGTTATATGTATTACAATTTAAAAAATTAATCTTTCTGTTTAGTTTGACAGGAAAATTAGAAATTTATGTTTTTTTAACCCTCTTTTATTGAGGTTTATAGCTTTATGATCTTGTAAAAAATAGACTGTTCTGATATGTTTTTCCACTTTATTTTGAAAGGTCAGGATGTTGTTTGAAAAGATTGGCTTTGCACCTTCAGAAGAGGGAAAATATATAGCATCAATAGATTTCGGGAGCCATACCGCAAGGTTTCTTTTGGGCCAAACCTGTGCCCCCCCAGAATTTTTCAGGCATGTAGTTCGAAAAAGGGTTTATACCAATCTGGCAGAGGGATTTCCCCGGGATGGCGCTGGGGTTATCAATGAAAAGGCAATGGAGAGGGCAGTCCATGCCATCACTCATTTTACATCCATTGCACATGGATACCCTATTAGCTATATAGCAGGAGCTGCAACTGGGATTATGAGGAGGGCAGAAAACGGCCTTGAACTGTTGGAGCGGATCAAAGAGCGAACAGGCGTTGATATAAATGTTATAAAGGGTGAAGACGAGGCAGCCCTTACATTAATGGGGATATCCCATGCCCTGAAGCTTAACGGGTCTCCTGATGCCTTTTTTGATCTGGGTGGGGCAACTACTGAAATAATCATTTATAGTAGAGGTCATAAAAAGGTTTACTCTTTTCCTCTTGGGGCCTTTGTTCTGACAGAGCAGTATCTTAAACATGATCCTCCCCTGGAGGAAGAAATAAATAAGTTAAAACTATATGTTGATAGCATTATTTTAGATAATGTGTCATCCTTAAAAAAAACAGGCGCTGATATTCTCCTGATAGGTTCTGGCGGAACAGTAACATCCCTGATGGCTTTAGCACTGGATATTGATGAGGAAGAGGTATCCCCTGACAGGATAAACGGTGCAATCCTTGAAATGGATATGGTAAAATCGATCTACAGCATGGTAAGGCCAATGTCCATTACTGAAAGGCTAAGGATCAAGGGTATTGATGAAGGCAGGGCAGCGGTAATCTTAAGCGGTGTTATTGCAGTAATGTCCATTATGGAATTTTTTAATTCAGACAGTCTGACTGTAAGTTATTCAGACATACTTGAAGGTTTAATAATATCTCATTTAAAGGGAGCAAAAAGATGAACAAGACTAATAAGATTA
It encodes:
- the fusA gene encoding elongation factor G, coding for MERKTEQLKNVALLAHVSSGKTSLAEAMLLNGKSTNRLGRVDDGSSNMDYEPEEIKRKITISTSFHHFDWKKHYVNIIDTPGDDNFLSDSKAALQAADGAVIVIDATAGIKIGTEKVWQFVTERNIPKLIFINKMDKERADFYKVVEEVNKAFDVKITPVFLPIGAEDNFSGVADMIKMKAFISSKDGSGKSDQADIPADMADTIDEWREQMIENTVEANDELMEKYLEGQELDPKEIEKTFYEGVKSGHIIPVLCGSATGNIGVTQLMDLIVQGFPGPSDGTAKEGKKPRSEETIKRKSTEDEPFSALVFKTLADPFAGKLSIIKVISGTVDSDSTVYNSTKDTKEKLGSLYVMEGKKQQAVDKAIAGDIIALAKLRETMTGDTLCIENNPIIYKATEPLRPVISYAVEAKNAGAEDKLYSSLTRLLEEDPTLRLERDQTTADIIVSGTGQIHLETTCEKLSRKFGVEVNLKPVKVPYRETIKKAAKGIVYRHKKQSGGRGQFAEVHFDLFPKERGEGFEFDEALVGMNVPRNFVPAVEKGLHEAIIKGSLAGFPVVDLRVRFYDGKSHEVDSSEMAFKIAALMCFRKGVEEATPILLEPIMKLEVIVPEEYMGDVMGDLNSRRGRVLGMDSEGKYQVIKAQAPMSEILKYALDLNAITAGRGSFRVEHSHYDEVPASLMDKIIAEHKKEAEVE
- a CDS encoding cytochrome c3 family protein, coding for MSIDHKPVFFRIYIPAIFLFVFSACFMILVSKTTSALDKKEPEELTQIKESHEIIIIDNNGYRTDRKGPSRFEHVKHARDYKISCWECHHDYKDGKNIWSPWGEIKKCSDCHDPLEKIENRPGLQAAYHKNCKVCHNEKRIFKDDNLAYRKCTTCHNITPQ
- a CDS encoding MogA/MoaB family molybdenum cofactor biosynthesis protein, with translation MEEIRFKAGVLTMSDKGSRGERVDESGALASHMLEADGFEIAEYKIVPDKVEDITRAIKDWCDIKKLSLIVTSGGTGLSPTDVTPKAMLKVMDFEVPGMAEAMRAESLKKTPHAMISRAMAGVRGSTLIVNLPGSPKGVKENLAVILPALKHAISKLSGDTADCASPMK